A genome region from Thermocladium sp. ECH_B includes the following:
- a CDS encoding DNA polymerase I (Has polymerase, DNA-binding and 3'-5' exonuclease activities. In Aeropyrum pernix this protein has been shown to be aphidicolin resistant and stable up to 80#C), with protein sequence MSIEEPEEEEEQQFREAEEEEEIQVTLVGETPLNSPPAILLSLIYDGKTGKALAKLYDFANDRIYFWYDNTGHRSYLLTDESPKDIVTKHKEVISHRGFSHLEVVQKFDPLDLKYKAFTKVYAKDPLSIGGRGNSIREYLSRTWEAKIKYHLSYMFDRQLIPGMFYRIDNGKLVKVETTIPEDLLKQGQVLYGNDKEFLSAFNEWLPIFQTPVPDLKRVAIDIEVFTPEENRIPNPKEAPYEIIAIGLAGSDGLRRVLVLKRKEIKLEDGDLTKLMSNDVELLFFDSEKELLKEFFKEMIMYPIVITFNGDNFDFTYIYNRAIKLGFQKDEIPIALTRNDEAKYILGVHIDLYKFFNSRAIETYAFNGKYKGGEKSLDIIAGSLLGISKVAREKPISEMNYVELVNYNFRDALLTLHLTTYNNDLVMKLIVLMARISKTPIDDLVRSQVSAWIRNMLYFEHRKRGWLIPNQSDILKSKGTTATKAIIKGKKYLGAIVIDPVPGIFPNVQVLDFASLYPSIIKRWNLSYETVRCPEKDQEVNRPYPDMDHWVCMDRKGMTALLVGLLRDMRVQVYKKLAKSEPNPALRDYYNVIQAALKVFINASYGVFGAEIFPLYCPPLAELVTALGRLSITTTLVKAMELGLYPIYGDTDSLFIFNPDKSKMEELIGWVRDNLGIDIELDKAYKIIAMSNRKKNYAGILSDGSLDIKGLLGKKRNTPDFAKMAFNDVLKLFAKIETINDVEEVTKMIQEKVREYYVMLKNKEIPLNMLMIKVALSKGMSEYKANKPQHIKAAAQLVPYGYKVGPGDIIFFVKTKTKEGVKPVQLARIDEVDVDKYIEYLESSLEQVLDALDIPFESIIGSRLF encoded by the coding sequence ATGAGCATTGAGGAACCGGAGGAGGAGGAAGAGCAGCAGTTTAGGGAGGCTGAGGAGGAGGAAGAGATTCAGGTGACCCTTGTTGGCGAGACTCCTCTTAATTCTCCGCCGGCCATATTGTTATCTCTGATATATGATGGGAAGACAGGTAAGGCTTTAGCCAAGTTATATGATTTTGCTAATGACAGGATTTATTTCTGGTATGATAATACCGGTCATCGCTCTTACTTGTTAACAGATGAGTCCCCTAAGGATATAGTAACTAAACATAAGGAGGTGATATCGCACAGGGGTTTTAGTCACTTAGAGGTTGTTCAGAAATTTGATCCTCTTGATCTTAAGTACAAGGCATTTACTAAGGTGTATGCTAAGGATCCATTAAGCATTGGTGGGAGAGGTAATTCCATAAGGGAGTATTTAAGCCGAACTTGGGAGGCCAAGATAAAGTATCACTTATCATATATGTTTGATAGGCAGCTTATTCCAGGGATGTTTTATAGGATAGATAATGGAAAGTTAGTGAAGGTCGAGACCACGATACCCGAGGACTTATTGAAGCAAGGTCAGGTCCTTTATGGCAATGATAAGGAGTTCCTAAGCGCCTTTAATGAGTGGCTTCCCATATTTCAGACTCCGGTTCCAGACTTAAAGAGGGTGGCCATAGATATTGAAGTATTCACGCCTGAGGAGAATAGGATACCTAATCCCAAGGAGGCTCCCTATGAGATAATAGCGATAGGATTGGCTGGCAGCGATGGATTGAGGAGGGTGTTGGTGTTGAAAAGGAAGGAAATAAAGCTGGAGGATGGCGATTTAACTAAGTTAATGTCTAATGATGTGGAATTATTGTTCTTTGATTCAGAAAAGGAATTATTGAAGGAGTTCTTTAAGGAAATGATAATGTATCCAATAGTTATAACGTTTAATGGCGATAACTTTGACTTCACTTATATATATAATAGGGCAATTAAGTTGGGTTTCCAGAAGGATGAGATCCCCATAGCATTGACCAGAAATGATGAGGCTAAGTATATCCTAGGCGTTCATATAGATTTATATAAGTTCTTTAACTCGAGGGCCATAGAGACTTATGCCTTTAACGGTAAATATAAGGGCGGCGAGAAGTCCCTTGATATTATAGCGGGCTCCCTTCTCGGGATCTCAAAAGTGGCGAGGGAGAAGCCAATAAGCGAAATGAATTATGTTGAGCTGGTTAATTATAACTTCAGGGACGCTCTTTTAACTCTTCACTTGACTACATATAATAATGATTTAGTCATGAAACTCATAGTATTAATGGCTAGGATATCTAAGACGCCTATAGATGACTTAGTTAGATCGCAAGTATCTGCGTGGATCCGCAATATGCTTTATTTTGAGCATAGGAAGCGTGGCTGGCTCATTCCGAACCAAAGCGATATACTTAAATCCAAGGGAACCACAGCCACTAAGGCAATAATAAAGGGCAAGAAGTATCTGGGGGCTATAGTTATAGATCCAGTGCCTGGGATATTTCCGAACGTGCAAGTCCTTGACTTCGCAAGCCTATATCCATCTATAATAAAGCGATGGAACTTATCTTACGAGACGGTGAGATGCCCAGAGAAGGATCAGGAGGTTAATAGACCATACCCAGACATGGATCATTGGGTATGTATGGATAGAAAGGGTATGACCGCTCTCTTGGTGGGTCTGCTTCGCGACATGAGGGTTCAAGTATATAAGAAACTAGCTAAGTCAGAGCCTAATCCAGCATTGAGGGATTACTATAATGTGATACAAGCGGCATTAAAGGTATTCATTAATGCGTCCTATGGAGTCTTCGGCGCGGAGATTTTCCCCCTTTATTGCCCGCCTCTTGCCGAACTAGTCACGGCATTAGGGCGATTATCCATTACGACGACTCTAGTTAAGGCCATGGAGTTAGGGCTTTACCCAATTTATGGAGATACCGATAGCCTCTTCATTTTTAACCCGGATAAGTCGAAGATGGAGGAATTAATAGGTTGGGTTAGGGATAATTTGGGCATTGATATAGAGCTAGATAAAGCATACAAGATAATAGCTATGAGCAATAGAAAAAAGAATTATGCCGGCATCCTCAGCGATGGTTCCCTGGATATAAAGGGATTACTGGGAAAGAAGCGCAATACTCCGGACTTCGCTAAAATGGCGTTTAATGATGTGCTTAAGTTATTCGCTAAAATAGAGACAATTAACGACGTGGAGGAAGTCACAAAAATGATTCAGGAGAAGGTGAGGGAGTACTATGTCATGTTAAAGAACAAGGAAATACCGCTTAACATGCTGATGATAAAGGTGGCCCTTTCCAAGGGTATGTCAGAATATAAGGCCAATAAGCCACAGCACATTAAGGCCGCCGCTCAATTGGTTCCTTACGGATATAAAGTAGGGCCAGGCGACATAATATTCTTCGTGAAGACAAAGACAAAGGAGGGAGTCAAGCCTGT